Proteins from one Sphaeramia orbicularis chromosome 17, fSphaOr1.1, whole genome shotgun sequence genomic window:
- the LOC115437887 gene encoding transmembrane protein 200A-like — protein sequence MIATGGLLRMNRRQDSLRSKNRAENKRKRKSKKKKKNDVVVVKGKLNLCSPAGLVAAVGVIVLMVGISMAVLGYWPSQNQQEYQERRRTGAYYTNRMSYSRSSPFSSNLTTDKPPLGQTKLLNQSHANSSTPDPAPHCGFLCDFLNNYLYSDNLKVFGPLVMGIGIFLFICANAVLHENRDKKTKIINLRDIYSTVIDLHSIRSKEYSPLNGMVNYTQSRSAEGPSGSYPASGGLTRSSWPSTGLSFQGELGADDVFRRPSLASRPRSWSRDVQTFTDTVYSIYKDYSNSTEQTPQPKQWETTSIVTSSVNAFTLPVIKLNNCEVEVSERAEAEVEAEAHSEEVIIETPAENPREEGEAISSRTTEIEETDSKEKDASSMDYPPPPQSHENISTDTCDQQGTPQAQTQPQPQWAQLFPPSPVARAMGSRLSLNSLTDQPRPARRCSLSVTACRQGDRARRFSCPRLERSNSKGYIKLTDLGGESFEAPDTDTSLVGAEQEVAMDAAEKDAQGDDEELVTPSTSAES from the exons ATGATAGCCACGGGTGGCCTCCTGCGCATGAACAGGCGCCAGGATTCGCTCCGTTCTAAAAACCGAGCGGAAAACAAACGGAAGCGGAaatcaaagaaaaagaagaagaatgatgTGGTGGTGGTGAAGGGAAAGCTCAATCTGTGCTCTCCGGCCGGTTTGGTGGCTGCTGTTGGAGTCATAGTCCTGATGGTGGGGATCTCCATGGCTGTACTGGGCTACTGGCCAAGTCAGAACCAACAGGAGTACCAGGAGCGACGCAGAACTGGAGCATACTACACTAACAGAATGAGCTACTCCAGAAGTTCACCTTTTTCATCTAATCTAACAACTGATAAACCTCCCCTCGGCCAGACGAAGTTACTCAACCAGAGCCATGCTAACAGCAGTACCCCTGACCCCGCCCCTCACTGTGGCTTCCTCTGTGACTTCCTGAATAATTACTTGTACTCAGACAATCTGAAAGTCTTCGGACCGCTAGTGATGGGAATCGGCATTTTCCTCTTCATCTGTGCAAATGCAGTACTGCATGAAAATCGAGACAAGAAAACCAAAATCATCAACCTGAGGGACATCTATTCCACAGTTATCGACCTACACAGCATCCGGTCAAAGGAGTACTCCCCCCTCAATGGCATGGTGAACTACACTCAGTCTAGGAGCGCTGAGGGACCATCTGGCTCATACCCTGCGAGTGGGGGGCTTACTCGCAGCTCTTGGCCCTCCACTGGACTTAGTTTTCAGGGCGAGTTAGGTGCTGATGATGTGTTTAGACGTCCATCTCTGGCCAGCAGGCCTCGAAGCTGGTCCAGAGACGTCCAGACCTTCACAGACACGGTCTACAGCATCTACAAAGACTACAGCAATAGTACTGAGCAGACCCCACAGCCCAAACAGTGGGAGACCACATCCATTGTCACCTCCTCTGTAAATGCCTTCACTCTCCCTGTCATCAAACTCAACAACTGTGAGGTAGAGGTGTCTGAGAGGGCGGAGGCAGaggtggaggcagaggcacaCTCAGAGGAAGTTATCATTGAGACTCCTGCTGAAAATCCCAGGGAGGAGGGAGAAGCCATCAGCAGCCGGACTACAGAG ATTGAAGAGACAGACTCCAAGGAAAAGGACGCCTCATCAATGGACTACCCCCCACCTCCGCAGAGCCATGAGAACATATCCACTGACACATGTGACCAACAGGGGACGCCACAGGCACAGACTCAGCCCCAACCCCAGTGGGCCCAGCTGTTTCCTCCATCACCTGTTGCCAGGGCGATGGGGTCACGGCTGTCGCTCAACTCTCTCACAGATCAGCCCAGGCCTGCACGCCGCTGCAGCCTGTCTGTGACTGCTTGTCGTCAAGGCGACAGAGCCAGGCGCTTCAGCTGCCCTCGTCTGGAGCGCTCTAACAGTAAGGGCTACATCAAACTAACGGACCTAGGGGGCGAGTCTTTCGAAGCCCCCGACACGGACACTTCTTTAGTGGGCGCCGAACAGGAAGTAGCAATGGACGCAGCTGAAAAAGATGCTCAGGGAGATGATGAAGAGTTGGTGACACCCAGCACGTCTGCAGAATCCTAA